A window of Juglans regia cultivar Chandler chromosome 7, Walnut 2.0, whole genome shotgun sequence contains these coding sequences:
- the LOC109016336 gene encoding late embryogenesis abundant protein 2-like produces the protein MSSEKQNLKAGESHGQCQEKAEEWMQSTKDTANAAMDKTADATQSAKNAAPENKEQAAGFLQQTGEQVKGMAQGAVDTVKSTLGVGDKK, from the exons ATGTCCAGTGAAAAGCAAAATCTCAAGGCAGGGGAATCCCACGGCCAGTGCCAG GAGAAGGCTGAAGAGTGGATGCAATCCACAAAGGATACAGCCAATGCAGCCATGGACAAGACTGCTGATGCAACTCAATCAGCTAAGAACGCTGCCCCAGAAAACAAGGAGCAAGCTGCCGGCTTCCTCCAGCAG ACAGGAGAGCAGGTAAAAGGCATGGCTCAGGGCGCTGTGGACACTGTGAAGAGCACACTTGGAGTGGGTGACAAGAAATGA
- the LOC108988635 gene encoding late embryogenesis abundant protein 2-like has translation MSSEKQNLKAGESHGQCQEKAEEWMQSTKDTANAAMDKTADATQSAKNAAPENKEQAAGFLQQTGEQVKGMAQGAVDTVKCTLGVGDKK, from the exons ATGTCCAGTGAAAAGCAAAATCTCAAGGCAGGGGAATCCCACGGCCAGTGCCAG GAGAAGGCTGAAGAGTGGATGCAATCCACAAAGGATACAGCCAATGCAGCCATGGACAAGACTGCTGATGCAACTCAATCAGCTAAGAACGCTGCCCCAGAAAACAAGGAGCAAGCTGCCGGCTTCCTCCAGCAG ACAGGAGAGCAGGTAAAAGGCATGGCTCAGGGCGCTGTGGACACTGTGAAGTGCACACTTGGAGTGGGTGACAAGAAATGA